A single window of Methanomassiliicoccaceae archaeon DNA harbors:
- a CDS encoding CinA family protein, producing MSVLRKMSAALKSTGSTLSLAESCTGGLISMKITQDSGSSDYFIGSAVTYSNISKSRILGVSPETLSKFGAVSEEAAIEMAKGAAEAFLSDYAASVTGIAGPNGGTKRKPVGTVCIGLTDGRRSLAFTKHFEGTREEVREQTAEAVFELLAEFVTEKI from the coding sequence ATGTCGGTGTTGCGGAAGATGTCCGCCGCCCTTAAATCGACCGGTTCTACACTTTCTCTTGCAGAATCCTGCACGGGCGGGCTGATTTCAATGAAGATAACTCAGGATTCCGGTTCCTCGGATTATTTTATCGGAAGTGCGGTTACATACAGCAACATATCGAAAAGCAGGATACTCGGCGTGTCCCCGGAGACGCTGTCAAAATTCGGGGCGGTCAGCGAAGAGGCCGCGATCGAGATGGCCAAAGGGGCCGCCGAAGCGTTCCTTTCCGATTATGCCGCATCCGTGACGGGAATAGCGGGACCCAACGGAGGTACTAAACGCAAGCCGGTGGGGACTGTATGCATCGGGCTCACCGATGGAAGACGTTCTCTCGCATTCACGAAGCACTTCGAAGGTACCAGGGAGGAGGTCAGGGAACAGACGGCCGAAGCTGTCTTCGAGCTGTTGGCAGAGTTCGTAACGGAGAAGATATGA
- a CDS encoding HesA/MoeB/ThiF family protein, whose translation MSRYSRQEKLFGIEGQKKLSVATVTVAGCGGLGTYLSLLLTSAGIGKIRLVDGGTPSETDLNRQFFYTGAKGFKADILSKRLREINPEVEIETICRFIEEDNAPEIIGKCDVIADCLDSVRSRLVINKYAVLNNIPLAHGGIDGFYGQATFIFPGRTPCLRCILRGTDERVPDSMAPIVSLIASVQASDIVKFITGSGETMEGKLFTVFAGTNDYGTVAISPDPKCPVCGRIQ comes from the coding sequence ATGAGCAGATATTCCAGGCAGGAGAAGCTTTTCGGCATCGAAGGCCAAAAGAAGCTCTCGGTCGCCACGGTAACCGTCGCGGGGTGCGGCGGGCTCGGCACATATCTTTCTTTGCTGCTGACGTCCGCGGGCATAGGAAAAATAAGGCTGGTCGACGGCGGCACACCATCGGAAACCGATCTGAACAGGCAGTTCTTCTATACCGGTGCCAAAGGATTCAAAGCAGACATCCTATCCAAGAGGCTCAGGGAGATAAATCCCGAAGTCGAGATAGAGACAATATGCAGATTCATCGAGGAAGACAACGCTCCCGAGATCATAGGCAAATGCGACGTCATAGCAGACTGTCTGGATTCGGTGAGATCGCGTCTGGTTATAAACAAATACGCCGTTTTGAACAATATACCTCTGGCACATGGGGGGATCGACGGTTTTTACGGTCAGGCCACATTCATATTTCCCGGCAGGACCCCATGTCTCCGCTGCATTCTCAGAGGTACTGACGAACGCGTTCCCGATTCTATGGCTCCGATAGTATCGCTTATCGCATCAGTTCAGGCTTCCGACATAGTCAAATTCATAACCGGGTCCGGCGAGACCATGGAGGGAAAGCTGTTCACGGTCTTTGCTGGCACAAATGATTACGGCACTGTTGCGATAAGCCCCGATCCCAAATGTCCCGTATGCGGACGAATCCAGTAA
- a CDS encoding nicotinamide-nucleotide adenylyltransferase, which yields MSGGHGYDKYSLMIGRFQPLHRGHLEVIRQCASESENLTIGIGSAQYSHSLENPFTAGERYLMIKNTLDDEGIENYCIVPIEDINRYSVWVAHVTSMSPPFTYVYSNNPFTRRLFEESGYRIKESPMYNRDEYSGTEVRRRIVAEENWRPLVPEAVAEVIDEIDGIGRIKDISGGN from the coding sequence ATGTCAGGAGGACACGGGTACGACAAATATTCGCTGATGATAGGCAGGTTCCAGCCTCTCCACAGGGGACATTTGGAAGTTATACGCCAGTGCGCGTCCGAGTCCGAAAATCTGACCATAGGGATAGGGAGCGCCCAGTATTCCCACTCCCTTGAAAATCCATTCACGGCAGGAGAGAGGTACCTCATGATCAAGAATACCCTTGACGATGAAGGGATCGAAAATTATTGCATAGTTCCGATAGAGGACATCAACCGTTATTCTGTTTGGGTGGCCCACGTGACGTCTATGTCGCCGCCGTTCACCTATGTCTATAGCAATAATCCCTTTACCCGCCGTCTTTTCGAGGAGTCAGGCTACAGAATAAAGGAATCCCCCATGTATAACAGGGATGAATATTCCGGTACGGAGGTCCGCAGGAGGATCGTTGCGGAAGAAAACTGGCGCCCGCTGGTTCCCGAGGCCGTCGCAGAAGTCATCGATGAGATAGACGGCATTGGCCGCATAAAGGACATATCGGGAGGAAATTGA
- the lonB gene encoding ATP-dependent protease LonB codes for MEKKMEEKPTDEPLEKWIERQTFKSTEDVEIPEKMSDRVIGQDVAVEVMKKAASQKRHVMLIGEPGTGKSMLANSMVEYLPKEDLQDVVAYHNPEDFNEPRIRALPSGKGKAIVAEQKAHAAVVKNQKSTMYIYVSMFIIILGLLGSIFFNNWTIMFISLFSVFIILLFLRNPNQKTEVIIVPKVLVGHNVGDMPPFVDATGAHAGALLGDVRHDPFQSGGLETPSHDRIEAGDIHKANKGVLFIDEINMLKMESQQALLTAMQERKMSITGQSERSSGALVKSEPVPCDFILVCAGNLDALKGMHPALRSRIRGYGYEVYMRNTMKDTDVNRSDLARFVAQEVKKDAKIPHFDKYAVGEIIREAQRRAGRRGELTLRLRELGGLIRVSGDVAVKRNAKLVTKEDVLEAKSSARGLEQQIADRYVESNKAYTLFKTEGSSVGMINGLAAMNSDSEMSEFAGIVLPIVAEVTPAQMKKGGRIVATGQLGVIAKEAVDNISAVIKKYTMTNLTDSDIHLQYIGTYSGVEGDSASITMATVIISAMENIPIRQDLAMTGSLNVRGQVLPIGAVTAKLEAAAASGIKMALIPESNVKDVLIEDKYYDMMDIYSVANLRDVLEYAFVDCPMKTQYLEKLLPLTPNGKSTVKKLERPPRYEIKVQEFEIKPPVKPQKNIEPEPEPEPLSEQDRATGGAPCGA; via the coding sequence ATGGAAAAGAAGATGGAAGAGAAGCCGACCGACGAGCCTTTAGAGAAGTGGATCGAGAGGCAGACCTTCAAGTCCACAGAGGATGTCGAGATACCTGAGAAGATGTCCGATCGCGTTATCGGGCAGGACGTTGCAGTGGAGGTCATGAAGAAGGCGGCCTCCCAGAAGAGGCACGTCATGCTCATCGGTGAGCCAGGTACCGGAAAGTCGATGCTTGCCAATTCGATGGTCGAGTATCTCCCCAAGGAGGACCTGCAGGATGTTGTGGCATATCATAATCCAGAGGATTTCAACGAGCCCAGGATAAGGGCCCTGCCCTCGGGCAAAGGCAAGGCGATCGTCGCCGAGCAGAAGGCCCATGCCGCCGTCGTTAAAAACCAGAAGAGCACGATGTACATCTACGTCAGCATGTTCATAATTATACTGGGACTTCTGGGTTCCATATTCTTCAACAACTGGACGATCATGTTCATATCGCTTTTCAGCGTGTTCATAATATTGCTGTTCCTCAGGAACCCCAACCAGAAGACCGAAGTTATAATCGTCCCTAAGGTCCTGGTAGGCCACAATGTCGGAGATATGCCGCCGTTCGTGGACGCTACGGGCGCCCATGCAGGCGCGTTGCTCGGCGACGTCAGGCACGACCCGTTCCAGTCCGGAGGCCTCGAGACTCCTTCTCATGACAGGATCGAGGCGGGAGATATCCACAAGGCAAACAAAGGGGTTCTGTTCATAGACGAGATCAACATGCTTAAGATGGAATCTCAGCAGGCGCTCCTCACTGCAATGCAGGAGAGGAAGATGTCAATCACCGGACAGTCCGAACGCTCTTCCGGAGCATTGGTAAAGTCTGAGCCGGTCCCCTGCGATTTCATACTTGTTTGCGCAGGGAACCTTGATGCTCTGAAGGGCATGCACCCGGCGCTCAGGTCGAGGATCAGAGGATACGGTTACGAAGTTTACATGCGCAACACCATGAAAGACACCGATGTCAACCGTTCGGATCTTGCCAGGTTCGTGGCCCAGGAGGTCAAGAAAGATGCCAAGATCCCTCATTTCGACAAATACGCCGTCGGAGAGATCATCAGGGAGGCCCAGCGTCGCGCCGGAAGGCGCGGGGAGCTCACACTCAGACTGAGGGAGCTCGGAGGCCTTATCCGTGTCTCGGGCGACGTTGCCGTCAAGAGGAACGCGAAGCTGGTCACCAAGGAAGATGTCCTTGAAGCAAAGTCTTCGGCACGCGGGCTCGAGCAGCAGATTGCAGACCGTTACGTCGAGTCCAACAAAGCGTACACTCTATTCAAGACCGAAGGTTCATCCGTGGGAATGATCAACGGCCTCGCTGCGATGAACTCTGATTCGGAAATGTCGGAATTCGCGGGAATAGTCCTTCCAATAGTCGCAGAGGTCACCCCGGCGCAGATGAAGAAGGGCGGACGCATAGTTGCGACCGGCCAACTCGGAGTGATCGCCAAGGAGGCGGTCGACAACATATCGGCGGTCATCAAGAAGTACACGATGACCAACCTCACGGACAGCGACATACACCTTCAGTACATCGGAACCTATTCCGGCGTCGAGGGCGACAGTGCGTCCATAACCATGGCCACTGTCATAATATCCGCTATGGAGAACATCCCGATACGCCAGGACCTGGCGATGACGGGAAGCCTCAACGTCAGGGGACAGGTGCTTCCGATAGGGGCAGTCACGGCAAAGCTGGAGGCCGCAGCGGCTTCCGGGATCAAGATGGCCCTCATACCCGAGAGCAACGTCAAGGATGTGCTGATCGAGGACAAGTACTATGATATGATGGACATCTATTCCGTTGCCAATCTGCGCGACGTGCTGGAGTACGCCTTCGTAGACTGCCCGATGAAGACCCAGTACCTGGAAAAGCTACTGCCTCTGACTCCGAACGGAAAGTCCACGGTCAAGAAACTGGAGCGCCCTCCCAGATACGAGATCAAGGTCCAGGAATTCGAGATCAAGCCCCCGGTCAAACCTCAGAAGAACATTGAGCCCGAACCCGAGCCCGAACCCCTGTCCGAACAGGACAGGGCCACCGGGGGAGCTCCCTGCGGAGCCTAA
- a CDS encoding DEAD/DEAH box helicase, protein MRFDELDVPDNVADALREHGFIELHPPQASALPIALEGHSIVVSVPTASGKSLIGYIPAIKKVLEEHKKVLYIVPLKALASEKKEDLDSFSHLGFTVAMSTGDLDSDDGGVRDADIVVATSEKADSMIRHGSRWIDSVGLVIADEVHMIHDPGRGPTLEVALTKLMRRNPNLQIIALSATISNAEDLAMWLDAKLVRSDWRPVPLREGVFFDGEIKFDDMKKKEVPAEKDEIWALIKQTIEEGGQCLVFVNARRSTESLATKYSAKMEEYAGRTLSKQDSDLLEGGSETTSLGKKLAQCVSSGTAFHNAGLTYRQRKYVEDNFRSGLIKCIVATPTLAAGINLPARRVIVRDTGRFESNAGMVPISVMEVKQMCGRAGRPGYDPYGEAVLIAKNLRDSDRLMYDYIMHDTERLTSKLGNEVTLRSHMLGLIATGDASSDDDIVDFLRSTFYGSTSSLFGVESVVEKVTDFLAREGMIEKNGGSVRILPFGKRISDLYIDPKSAVILRDAVKNMKEDTDVFSVLLAAALTPDVMGLYPKKSDEARLGALAEEYEGKCLFDPFEDPDFNYEVFMGALKVSAMTEDWISEIPEDVLTESLGIGPGDVRSRVDMMDWIMYSMSEIAYIMRPDSVRAIRPLLTRIKYGVKDELIDLVSFRGVGRTRARTLYNAGYRKRSDIMSADENKLASLPRIGPSLAKSLKNQAGGSVGKEIPMPEWDPEMEDLDAMSAEFNGEKVSKQSNIFDF, encoded by the coding sequence ATGAGATTCGATGAACTTGACGTTCCTGACAACGTCGCTGATGCCCTTCGGGAACACGGCTTCATTGAACTACATCCTCCGCAGGCGTCGGCGCTGCCCATAGCCCTTGAGGGGCACAGTATCGTCGTCTCCGTGCCTACTGCTTCCGGTAAATCGCTTATCGGATATATACCGGCTATCAAAAAGGTCCTTGAAGAACATAAAAAGGTCCTGTATATTGTTCCGCTAAAAGCGTTGGCCTCGGAAAAAAAGGAAGATCTGGATTCCTTTTCCCACCTTGGATTTACAGTTGCTATGAGCACGGGCGACCTTGACTCGGACGACGGTGGCGTCAGGGACGCGGACATAGTGGTGGCAACTTCGGAGAAAGCGGACTCGATGATCCGTCACGGAAGCAGATGGATAGATTCCGTTGGCCTGGTGATAGCCGACGAAGTGCACATGATACATGACCCCGGAAGAGGTCCCACCTTGGAAGTTGCTCTTACCAAACTGATGAGAAGGAATCCCAACCTTCAGATAATAGCGCTGTCGGCAACAATATCAAACGCCGAAGATCTGGCCATGTGGCTTGATGCCAAGCTTGTCAGGAGCGATTGGCGCCCGGTCCCGTTGAGAGAAGGCGTGTTCTTCGACGGGGAGATAAAGTTCGACGACATGAAAAAGAAAGAAGTGCCTGCTGAAAAAGACGAGATATGGGCGCTTATCAAACAGACGATAGAGGAGGGCGGACAGTGCCTCGTGTTCGTGAACGCGCGCAGGTCCACCGAATCCCTGGCGACGAAATATTCTGCGAAGATGGAAGAGTATGCAGGCAGAACTCTGTCAAAACAGGACTCCGACCTGCTCGAAGGAGGTTCGGAGACCACATCTCTGGGAAAGAAGCTGGCACAATGTGTTTCCTCGGGAACCGCATTCCACAATGCTGGCCTGACATACAGGCAGAGGAAGTACGTGGAGGATAACTTCCGCAGCGGGCTCATCAAGTGCATTGTCGCCACGCCAACCTTGGCTGCGGGCATCAATCTTCCGGCAAGAAGAGTCATCGTCAGAGATACGGGAAGGTTCGAATCGAACGCTGGAATGGTCCCCATTTCCGTGATGGAGGTCAAACAGATGTGCGGCCGCGCGGGTAGGCCGGGTTATGATCCTTATGGCGAGGCTGTGCTGATCGCAAAGAACCTACGCGACAGCGACCGCCTGATGTACGACTACATAATGCACGACACAGAGCGCCTGACATCGAAGCTGGGCAACGAAGTTACGTTGAGGAGCCATATGTTGGGCCTCATCGCCACCGGCGACGCTTCCTCCGATGACGATATCGTCGACTTCCTCCGCTCCACCTTCTATGGGAGCACCTCGTCCCTTTTCGGAGTGGAAAGCGTCGTTGAGAAGGTCACCGATTTCCTGGCGAGAGAAGGAATGATAGAAAAGAACGGCGGGTCCGTGAGGATACTTCCCTTCGGAAAAAGAATTTCCGACCTGTATATCGACCCAAAGTCCGCGGTCATCCTCAGGGATGCCGTCAAGAATATGAAGGAAGACACTGACGTTTTCTCGGTGCTCCTCGCGGCCGCTTTAACTCCCGACGTTATGGGACTATATCCAAAGAAGAGCGACGAGGCCAGGCTTGGCGCTCTTGCCGAAGAATATGAAGGAAAATGCCTTTTCGATCCTTTCGAAGACCCGGATTTCAATTATGAAGTATTCATGGGAGCCCTGAAGGTTTCCGCCATGACCGAGGACTGGATCTCCGAGATTCCCGAGGATGTCCTGACCGAGTCTCTGGGTATAGGTCCCGGGGACGTCCGCTCGAGGGTGGACATGATGGACTGGATCATGTATTCCATGAGCGAGATAGCATACATCATGAGGCCGGATTCCGTCAGGGCCATAAGGCCTCTGCTCACACGCATAAAGTACGGCGTGAAGGACGAGCTGATCGACCTTGTATCGTTCCGGGGCGTCGGCAGGACCAGGGCGAGGACCCTGTATAATGCTGGATACCGCAAAAGGTCGGACATCATGTCGGCCGATGAGAATAAACTCGCCTCTCTCCCGCGCATCGGCCCTTCACTCGCGAAGAGCCTCAAGAATCAGGCCGGAGGATCGGTCGGCAAGGAGATTCCCATGCCGGAGTGGGACCCCGAAATGGAAGATCTGGACGCTATGTCCGCTGAATTTAATGGGGAAAAGGTTTCGAAGCAGTCGAATATATTCGACTTCTGA